The nucleotide window CCGGTCATGAATATGCGGACTTTCTTGACGTCACTCATGGGTTAGCTCCCCCTCTTCTTGGCTTTGATGTGTCCGCAGACCTGCAGGCAGAGCATGCAGCCGTTGCACAGGATCGGATTGACCGCGGCCTTGCCGCCTTCCTTGAACATGGCCGGGCAGGCCAGCTTGTCCAGGCAGTCGAACCGGCCGGCGCAGGAGTCGGCAACATAGGCCACCTGCGGGGCGACCTTCTTGTAGACCCGGCGGGAGTAGAGCGGGCAGGGCTCCTTGGCGATGAGCACGCGCACGCCCTTGAGCGCCTTGAGTTCCTCGAAGGCGGCCAGGGTCTTCTTCTGGTTGAACGGGTTGACCGTGCGCACCTCGGTGACGCCCAGGCCGCGAACCGAGGCCTCGATGTCCAGGGGGTGGTCGTTTTCGCCGATGACGGTCTTGTCGACGCCGGGGTTCGGCTGATGACCGGTCATGGCCGTGGTCCGGTTGTCCAGGATGACCAGCAGCACGTCGTGGGAGTTGAAGACCGCGTTGGCCACGCCGGTCAGGCCGGAGTGGAAGTAGGTGGAGTCGCCGATGAAGGCGACGACCGTCTGGCCGGACGCCTGGGCCACGCCGCCGCCCGCCGAGATGGAGGACCCCATGCAGATGAGGAAGTCCGCAGTCTGGAGCGGGGGCAGGATGCCCAGCGTGTAGCAGCCGATGTCGGAGGAGTAGACGGCGTCGTCGCCGAAGACCTTCCGGGCCGCGAAATAGGTGCCGCGATGGGGGCAGCCCGCGCACAGGTTCGGCGGACGCATGGGCAGCTCGGGCAGCGGGCAGTCGCAGGCCGCGACCGGGGCCTCGCCGAGTTGTTCCCGGATGGCGTTTTCCACCAGGGTCACGGTGAATTCGCCGTGGCGCGGGAGCACGTCCTTGCCGAGGATTTCGATGTCGAGCTTGTTCTTCTGGGCCAGGACGCGGAGATCGTTCTCCAGCACCGGCTCCAGTTCCTCCACCACCAGCACCTTGTCCACGGACTTGATGAAGTCGAGACATTTCTTTTCGGGCAGGGGGTAGGAGAAGCCGAGTTCGAACAGGGTCACCTTGTCGGCCAGCCCGGCGTTGTCCAGGGCGTCGGCCACGTAGGCGCGGGATATGCCGGAGCAGGCGATGCCCAGCTTTCCGCTGCCGGTGACGGTGTTGTATTCGGAGTTCTCGGCCTCTTCGCGCAGGGCTTCCATGCGCTCCATCAGGGCGAGGTGCATGGGCCGGGCGAATGCCGGGATGGGGACGTACTTGGACGGGTTGCGCTTGAAGCCTTCAACCTTGCCGGGATCGGGGGCCGGGCCGAACTCCACCGGGCCGCGCAGGTGGTTGACGCGGGTGGTGGTGCGAAGCAGCAGGGGCTGGCCGTGCTTGCGGGACAGCTTGAGGCCGTCGCGGGCCATGTCCTTGGCCTCCTGGGCCGTGGACGGCTCGAACACCGGCATGCCCGCAGACCGGGCGTAGATGCGGTTGTCCTGCTCGTTCTGGCTGGAATGGCAGCCCGGGTCGTCGGCGGACAGCAGCACCAGGCCGCCGGGAGCGCCCACGTAGCACAGGGTGAACAGCGGGTCCGCAGCCACGTTGACGCCCACGTGCTTCATGGTACACAGGGTCGCGGCTCCGGCCAGGGTCGCACCGGCGGCCACTTCAAGGGCCACCTTCTCGTTCACGGAATATTCAAAGTAATATTTGCCCCCGGGGGACAGCTTGTACAGGGTGTCCGGCACTTCCGAGGAAGGGGTTCCGGGGTAGCAGGTGGCCACCTGCAGCCCGCCCTCCAGGGCGCCGCGCACGATGGCCTCGTTGCCCAGGAGCAGGTGGGTGTCGCCACCCTTTTCATTCAACAGGGGATTCGCCATGTTCTCTCTCCATCTATGATAAGGATAGGTGGTTTACTCAGCTTCCAGCTGCGAAATCTTGTAGTCCACGAACGGCTTGTCGCTGACGTTCTTTTCGGCCAGTTTCTTGTATGCGGCCAGCGCCTCGCCCTTTTCTCCGGCGGCCTCGGCGGCCACGGCGATCTGGCGGGTGAGCGGGATTTCGTAGCCCTCGGAGGCCTCGGCGGCCAGTCCCTTCAGGGCTGCCAGGGATTCGGCGGCCTTGCCCGCGAGGAGCATCGCCTTGGCCTGGCCCAGCCGGGCGGCGAGCCGTGTGTCGCCGTCGGCTTTGTCGGCAACCTGGCCCCAGTACTCGGCGGCCTTGGCGAATTCGCCGTCGTCCATGCTGGCTTCGGCCAGGGCCAGGATCACGGCGGGCTTGACGGCGCCGTGGGCGTCGTTGACCAGCTGTTCGAGTTGAGCGACCTTGTCCGCGCCCCTGGCCTGGGCCAGGATGGCGCCCAGGTCGGCCTGGGAGGACGTTATGGCCCGCTTGGTATAGGCGGACGCGCCCGCGTACACTGCGGCCACGGCCACGATGACGCTGACGGTGATGATGAGCTGCTTGCGATAGGTAAAGGCGGCTTCGAGAATGGGGTGCAGGGTTGCGGGCGTGTGAGCCTCTATGTCGGTCAACACGTCCTGCTGCGGGGTTTTGGATTCAGCCATCGGTTTTTCATGCCTCCATGACAGTGAATTTCGTGGTGAGAGGGCCGGGAACCAAGGCCCGGCAACGCAGAGGGCTTGATAAGCAAAATTGTAAAAAAGGTCAAAGCCTATTTTGTCGGAGAAGGCGAAAATCGGACAATATACGTGGATTCGTCAGTGGTTTTTTGCGGCGAATGACAAAAAATGTAAAATGAATGATATGACGTCGTCTAAAGTGTAGCCCCTGGTTGGTCGCGGGTTTGACTTAACGCCCTGCGGGAGGTTAGCAGAATGTTCCCGACGGTATGCAAAATTTTCTTCGGCGCAAAAGCGCCGCAGTCAAGGAGTGGATATGGATATTCGTGAACAGATGGTGGAGATGGGCAAACGGGCCAAAGCGGCCGCCCGCAGGTTGTCCAGCGCATCGGGAAGGGCCAAGCAGGACGCGCTGCTCATCCTGGCGGACATGCTGGAATCCGAGTCCGAGGCCATCGCCAGGGCCAACAGGCTGGATCTCGACGCGGCTGCCGGGCGCGGCCTGGACAAGGCGCGCGTGCAGCGGCTGACCATAAGCGGGAAGGTCCTCAAATCCATGATTCAGGGGTGCCGAGAGGTGGCGGCCATGGCCGACCCCGTGGGCGAGATCGAGTCCATGACCAAGCGGCCCAACGGCATGCTGGTCGGCCGCATGCGCGTGCCGCTCGGCGTGGTGGCCATGATCTACGAGTCCCGTCCCAACGCCACGGTGGACGCGGGCATCCTCTGTCTCAAGGCGGGCAACGCGGTCATCCTGCGCGGCGGCTCCGAGGCCTTCCACTCCAACAGATGCCTGGCCGACCTCATGCACAAGGCGCTCAGGCGGGCAGGGTTGCCCGAGGACGCCGTCCAGGTGCCGCCCACCACGGACCGCGAGGCCGTGGCCGAGATGCTCAAGCTGGAAGAGTACATCGACGTGGTCATCCCGCGCGGCGGCGAGGGGCTGATCCGGGCCGTGACCGGCCAGGCCACCATGCCCGTGCTCAAGCACTACAAGGGCGTGTGCCAGATTTTTGCCGACGCCTCCTGCGACGTGGCCAGGGCGGTGGACATCATCGAGAACGCCAAGATGCAGTATCCCAGCGGCTGCAACGCCATGGAGTGCCTGCTCGTCCATGAGGACGTGGCCGGGGCCCTGCTGCCCAAAGTGGCTGCGGCCATCGGCCCCAAGGGCGTCAGGTTCAAGGCCTGCGCCGCGTCCCTGCCCCTTCTCGGCGAGTATGCCGAGCCCGCTGCGGACGAGGACTGGGGGTACGAGTTCCTGGACCTGGTCATGGCCGTCAAGGTCGTGGCCGACATGGACGAGGCCATGGACTACATCGCCGAATACGGTTCCAACCACACCGAGTCCATCCTGAGCGAGGACTACGCCAACTGCATGCGCTTCATCCGCGAGGTGGACGCCTCCCTGGTGGTGGCCAACGCCACCACGAGGTTCAACGACGGCGGCCAGCTCGGCCTGGGCGCGGAGATCGGCATTTCCACCTCCAAGCTCCACGCCTACGGTCCCATGGGCATCAAGGAGTTGACCTCCGCCAAGTTCGTCCTCCTCGGAGACGGGCAGATACGGGAGTAGCTTCCGACAGATAAGGAATGCACGGGCCGCCTTTTTCGGGCGGCCCTTTTGCGAGCGGGCCCGAATTGGGGTAGAAG belongs to Pseudodesulfovibrio portus and includes:
- the iorA gene encoding indolepyruvate ferredoxin oxidoreductase subunit alpha, translating into MANPLLNEKGGDTHLLLGNEAIVRGALEGGLQVATCYPGTPSSEVPDTLYKLSPGGKYYFEYSVNEKVALEVAAGATLAGAATLCTMKHVGVNVAADPLFTLCYVGAPGGLVLLSADDPGCHSSQNEQDNRIYARSAGMPVFEPSTAQEAKDMARDGLKLSRKHGQPLLLRTTTRVNHLRGPVEFGPAPDPGKVEGFKRNPSKYVPIPAFARPMHLALMERMEALREEAENSEYNTVTGSGKLGIACSGISRAYVADALDNAGLADKVTLFELGFSYPLPEKKCLDFIKSVDKVLVVEELEPVLENDLRVLAQKNKLDIEILGKDVLPRHGEFTVTLVENAIREQLGEAPVAACDCPLPELPMRPPNLCAGCPHRGTYFAARKVFGDDAVYSSDIGCYTLGILPPLQTADFLICMGSSISAGGGVAQASGQTVVAFIGDSTYFHSGLTGVANAVFNSHDVLLVILDNRTTAMTGHQPNPGVDKTVIGENDHPLDIEASVRGLGVTEVRTVNPFNQKKTLAAFEELKALKGVRVLIAKEPCPLYSRRVYKKVAPQVAYVADSCAGRFDCLDKLACPAMFKEGGKAAVNPILCNGCMLCLQVCGHIKAKKRGS
- a CDS encoding YfgM family protein, which gives rise to MAESKTPQQDVLTDIEAHTPATLHPILEAAFTYRKQLIITVSVIVAVAAVYAGASAYTKRAITSSQADLGAILAQARGADKVAQLEQLVNDAHGAVKPAVILALAEASMDDGEFAKAAEYWGQVADKADGDTRLAARLGQAKAMLLAGKAAESLAALKGLAAEASEGYEIPLTRQIAVAAEAAGEKGEALAAYKKLAEKNVSDKPFVDYKISQLEAE
- a CDS encoding glutamate-5-semialdehyde dehydrogenase encodes the protein MVGRGFDLTPCGRLAECSRRYAKFSSAQKRRSQGVDMDIREQMVEMGKRAKAAARRLSSASGRAKQDALLILADMLESESEAIARANRLDLDAAAGRGLDKARVQRLTISGKVLKSMIQGCREVAAMADPVGEIESMTKRPNGMLVGRMRVPLGVVAMIYESRPNATVDAGILCLKAGNAVILRGGSEAFHSNRCLADLMHKALRRAGLPEDAVQVPPTTDREAVAEMLKLEEYIDVVIPRGGEGLIRAVTGQATMPVLKHYKGVCQIFADASCDVARAVDIIENAKMQYPSGCNAMECLLVHEDVAGALLPKVAAAIGPKGVRFKACAASLPLLGEYAEPAADEDWGYEFLDLVMAVKVVADMDEAMDYIAEYGSNHTESILSEDYANCMRFIREVDASLVVANATTRFNDGGQLGLGAEIGISTSKLHAYGPMGIKELTSAKFVLLGDGQIRE